From one Catenuloplanes nepalensis genomic stretch:
- a CDS encoding oxidoreductase, whose amino-acid sequence MRRLCAVFLAFVVVLAPSAAIAAPGLSWRLSDAGSTARLRGLSVVSSQVVWASGSGGTVLRTVDGGRHWSPVGPSGTEALQFRDIEAFDARRAVTLSIGEGEDSRVYRTGDGGRTWTEAFRNPDPAAFYDCLAFTDARRGLALSDPVGGAFRILSTSDGGRSWAVRADVRMPAALPGEFAFAASGTCLVAGESGRYWFATGGGATARVFSSADHGRSWRVTSTPIPSGPSAGIYSLAFRSPGSAVAVGGDYAVPASAPSGAAVLRDGRWTPAAVPPGEYRSGAAWVPGRGASVLAVGPTGSSISHDGGRTWSELDGGSFDTVDCVAGRRGPVCWASGEAGRLALLGGAGRGGDAA is encoded by the coding sequence ATGAGGCGTTTGTGTGCCGTCTTCCTCGCTTTCGTCGTGGTGCTGGCCCCGTCCGCCGCGATCGCGGCGCCGGGCTTGTCCTGGCGGCTGTCCGACGCCGGCAGCACCGCCCGGCTGCGCGGGCTATCCGTGGTGTCGTCGCAGGTGGTGTGGGCCAGCGGCAGCGGTGGCACGGTGCTGCGCACCGTGGACGGCGGCCGGCACTGGTCCCCCGTGGGGCCGTCCGGCACGGAGGCACTGCAGTTCCGCGACATCGAGGCGTTCGACGCCCGGCGCGCGGTCACGCTGTCGATCGGCGAGGGCGAGGACTCGCGCGTCTACCGCACCGGCGACGGCGGCCGCACCTGGACCGAGGCGTTCCGCAACCCCGACCCGGCCGCGTTCTACGACTGCCTGGCCTTCACCGACGCACGACGCGGCCTGGCCCTGTCCGACCCGGTCGGCGGCGCGTTCCGGATCCTCTCGACCTCGGACGGCGGGCGCAGCTGGGCCGTGCGCGCCGACGTGCGGATGCCGGCCGCGCTGCCGGGCGAGTTCGCGTTCGCGGCCAGCGGCACGTGCCTGGTCGCGGGCGAGAGCGGGCGATACTGGTTCGCCACCGGCGGCGGCGCGACCGCCCGGGTCTTCTCCAGTGCGGACCACGGCCGCAGCTGGCGGGTCACGTCCACGCCGATCCCGTCCGGCCCGTCGGCCGGCATCTACTCCCTCGCGTTCCGATCCCCGGGCAGCGCGGTCGCGGTCGGCGGCGACTACGCGGTCCCGGCGTCCGCCCCGTCCGGCGCGGCCGTGCTGCGCGACGGCCGCTGGACCCCGGCCGCGGTGCCACCGGGGGAGTACCGGTCCGGCGCGGCCTGGGTCCCGGGCCGCGGCGCGTCCGTGCTCGCGGTCGGCCCCACCGGCAGTTCGATCAGCCACGACGGCGGCCGGACCTGGTCCGAGCTCGACGGCGGCAGCTTCGACACGGTCGACTGCGTGGCCGGGCGGCGCGGCCCGGTGTGCTGGGCGTCCGGAGAGGCGGGCCGGCTCGCGCTACTCGGTGGTGCCGGGCGGGGTGGCGACGCTGCATGA
- a CDS encoding class I SAM-dependent methyltransferase: MEKLLLFPGRHHLLTRFQAEFLRRTAGDATVVWAVTSANHENTKRNPVPYHRREAAIERLSALEGLRSLVVPVFDTAPTDRFAEVTVKNVEVATGLVVTPANTVVACSTPAVVALYERLGFTVLPVEDDPALVEESSERPWDVLMRLAAGDERWRDLAHPASVDVFARYRLVDAVRAVVNDPVVGDEGGLTATRDYRTYVEAFAAGAERKWDLVREHVRPGRIVDIGCGAGAVLEMADREPALRESDLIGVEVARHLFEECVHKKAQGAFGNPNVFFYHRNVLGGAVFAPRSIDTTMTFALTHEIWSYGARMESLRRFVAAIYEHTVPGGVWINSDVCGPDGKDQLVHLRLSTADGANPAAPAALTGDVAAYVTGLSTRARLDQFAADFRFPFAFRPVSDDVVELTLGDAMDFLTRKDYTDNWLSETQEQFCGLEMADWKGLLTDVGFEVDAASHTSRNDWIVANRLAPVASLHRPDGTGLDWPVTHTLLIARRPLNT, translated from the coding sequence ATGGAGAAACTCCTGCTCTTCCCGGGTCGCCACCATCTGCTGACGCGCTTTCAGGCGGAGTTTCTGCGGCGGACCGCCGGCGACGCGACCGTGGTGTGGGCGGTGACGTCGGCGAACCACGAGAACACGAAGCGTAACCCGGTCCCGTATCACCGGCGCGAGGCCGCGATCGAGCGGCTCAGCGCGCTGGAAGGGCTGCGGTCGCTGGTGGTGCCGGTGTTCGACACCGCGCCGACCGACCGCTTCGCCGAGGTGACCGTGAAGAACGTCGAGGTCGCGACCGGTCTGGTGGTGACGCCGGCGAACACGGTGGTGGCCTGCTCGACGCCCGCGGTGGTCGCGCTCTACGAACGGCTCGGATTCACCGTGCTGCCGGTGGAGGACGACCCGGCGCTGGTGGAGGAGTCGTCGGAGCGGCCGTGGGACGTGCTGATGCGGCTGGCCGCGGGCGACGAACGCTGGCGGGACCTGGCGCATCCGGCGTCGGTGGACGTCTTCGCGCGCTACCGGCTGGTGGACGCGGTGCGCGCGGTGGTCAACGACCCGGTGGTGGGCGACGAGGGCGGGCTGACCGCGACGCGCGACTACCGCACCTACGTGGAGGCGTTCGCGGCCGGCGCGGAACGCAAGTGGGACCTGGTCCGCGAGCACGTGCGGCCTGGGCGGATCGTGGACATCGGCTGCGGCGCGGGTGCGGTGCTGGAGATGGCCGACCGGGAACCGGCGCTGCGCGAGAGCGACCTGATCGGCGTCGAGGTGGCGCGGCACCTGTTCGAGGAGTGCGTGCACAAGAAGGCGCAGGGCGCGTTCGGGAACCCGAACGTGTTCTTCTACCACCGCAACGTGCTGGGCGGTGCGGTGTTCGCGCCACGGTCGATCGACACCACGATGACGTTCGCGCTGACCCACGAGATCTGGTCGTACGGCGCGCGGATGGAGTCGCTGCGGCGGTTCGTGGCCGCGATCTACGAGCACACCGTGCCGGGCGGGGTGTGGATCAACAGCGACGTGTGCGGGCCGGACGGCAAGGACCAGCTCGTGCACCTGCGACTGTCCACGGCGGACGGTGCGAACCCGGCCGCGCCCGCCGCGCTCACCGGGGACGTCGCCGCCTACGTCACCGGGCTGTCCACGCGGGCGCGCCTCGATCAGTTCGCGGCCGACTTCCGGTTCCCGTTCGCCTTCCGGCCGGTGTCGGACGACGTGGTCGAGCTGACGCTGGGCGACGCCATGGACTTCCTCACCCGGAAGGACTACACGGACAACTGGCTGTCCGAGACGCAGGAGCAGTTCTGCGGGCTGGAGATGGCGGACTGGAAGGGGCTGCTGACCGACGTCGGGTTCGAGGTCGACGCCGCCTCGCACACCAGCCGCAACGACTGGATCGTCGCCAACCGCCTGGCTCCGGTCGCGTCGCTGCACCGGCCGGACGGCACTGGGCTGGACTGGCCGGTCACCCACACCCTGCTGATCGCCAGGCGCCCGTTGAACACCTGA
- a CDS encoding response regulator encodes MIRILIADDQPMIRSGVRVILESQPDLTVVGVAANGREAIERCRALRPDVVLMDVRMPELDGLAATRELLGAGEPAPRVLMLTTFDIDDYVYEALRAGASGFLLKDSEPEELMRAVRVVARSESLLAPTITRRLIENFLDSRPPEPASSPALDSLTDREREVLRHMAMGMSNAEIAKALFIAEQTTKTHVSRILNKLGLRDRVHAVVFGYENGLVTPGRR; translated from the coding sequence ATGATCCGGATCCTGATCGCGGACGACCAGCCGATGATCCGCTCCGGCGTCCGGGTGATCCTGGAGTCCCAGCCGGACCTGACCGTGGTCGGCGTCGCGGCGAACGGCCGGGAGGCGATCGAGCGCTGCCGCGCGCTGCGCCCGGACGTGGTGCTGATGGACGTGCGCATGCCGGAGCTGGACGGGCTCGCCGCGACCCGGGAACTGCTCGGCGCGGGCGAGCCGGCGCCGCGGGTGCTGATGCTGACCACGTTCGACATCGACGACTACGTGTACGAGGCGCTGCGCGCGGGCGCGAGCGGCTTTCTGCTCAAGGACAGCGAGCCGGAGGAGCTGATGCGCGCGGTCCGGGTGGTGGCGCGCAGCGAGTCGCTGCTGGCCCCCACGATCACCCGCCGCCTGATCGAGAACTTCCTCGACTCCCGCCCGCCGGAGCCCGCGTCGAGCCCGGCGCTGGACTCGCTGACCGACCGGGAGCGTGAGGTGCTGCGGCACATGGCCATGGGCATGTCGAACGCGGAGATCGCGAAGGCGCTGTTCATCGCGGAGCAGACCACGAAGACCCACGTCAGCCGGATCCTGAACAAGCTCGGCCTGCGCGACCGGGTGCACGCCGTGGTCTTCGGCTACGAGAACGGCCTGGTTACTCCGGGTCGCCGTTGA